TCGTGCTGGGCGCGCGCGTCGAGACCGGCGCCGTCGGCGTCGCGGGTGTCCTCGCGGTCTGTCTGCTCGTCGCCCTGCTGTTCATGGCCGTCTCGAACGTCGTCGGCCTGCTGGCTCGCGACGACGAGGTGGTCAACGCCGCCTCGATGCTGTTCATGTTCCCGCTGCTCTTCCTCTCGCCCGCGTTCGTCCCGCTCTCGGACGATATCGAGTTCGTCGCGACGTTCAACCCAATCACATACGGCGTCGACGCGGTCCGGGCGCTGGTCCTCGGGCGGGACGTGTCGACGGTGCTGTCGGTCTCGCGGTTCGGCGGGGTCGCCGACACGCTCGTGCCCGCGGTCGTCGTCCTGTCGGTGCTGAACCTCGTCGCCGGCGCGGTCGCGGTCGGACTGCTGGCGCGAGCGAGCAGCGCCGAGGCGGCCTGAACGGTCGAGTGCGGGGGTGGGGACGACCCCCCGGGGGGCGAACTCAGACCTCGGGCCCGAACTCGTCCATCGCGGCGTCGACGAGCTTCGACTCAGCGGCCTGGAGGTGGCGGCTCGCGGTCGAGGGCGCGCAGTCGAGAACGGCCGCCACGTCCGCGTGGGACGCCTCGCGCGGGCGCTCGTAGTACCCGAGGTCCTGCGCGACGGCGAGCGCCTCGCGCTGGCGGTCGCTCAACCGCGAGGCGGGGTGGTCGAGCGCGCCGCGGAACGCGCCGACCGCCTCGACGATCACGTCCATCGCCGCGGGCGCCGCCGCGAGCGCGGCCCGGAGCGCGTCGGCGTCCCCGACGACGCGAAACCGCATGTCGCCGTCGCGGTAGACGATCGGCTTGCGGACGACGAGCCCGGACTGGGCCCGCGCCTCGCGGACGGCGGCGAACATGGCGCTCGTCTTCGGCCGGAGTTCGACCAGCGCGTAGGTCCACGGCCCCCCGGCCGCCGAGAGCCTAACCGACTCGATCCCCTCCAGGTCCGGCGCG
The window above is part of the Halosimplex rubrum genome. Proteins encoded here:
- a CDS encoding helix-turn-helix domain-containing protein codes for the protein MKRLRVTAAVDGERAPAFYTMLADAPGIVETQLLEWNTTPDAVETVLFAVRGDAEPFAAAAPDLEGIESVRLSAAGGPWTYALVELRPKTSAMFAAVREARAQSGLVVRKPIVYRDGDMRFRVVGDADALRAALAAAPAAMDVIVEAVGAFRGALDHPASRLSDRQREALAVAQDLGYYERPREASHADVAAVLDCAPSTASRHLQAAESKLVDAAMDEFGPEV